The genomic DNA TTTTTGAAATTTAGAAATCAAGTTCGTTAAACTACAATTTGTTGAACAATCTTTTAAAGAAATCCCCAGTTTTTGGCGTAGGCTTTTTAAAATTGATAAAAAGAACACAATGTATTTTCTGTCAGTCAGTCGTTCTATAAACTTTAAATTAAGAAAAAAACTACTTAATATATTCGTGTCTAAAATTCCAGAAGTCGGAGCTACGTTTCTTTTATAGATTTTCATTCCGTGATCACCGTATTCTTATCTACTACTTTCGCTTTCATTTGGTTTTCTCTGGAATGAGTCGTAACCTGAACTTCTTCTCCAATATTTCCGGAACTAAGAGCTTTTACTTTTGTTTTGAGGGCTAGACTTCCTTTATGATAGATCATCAGAATTTCTCCTCCTCTTTGAACGTCTTGAATTTTACGAACGTGTTTTTTACGAAAGATTTCACCTTCATTCATATTTTTTAAAAGAGTGGAACCCAAAAGTTCGTTTCCGGGAGAATCTAAAATTTCTTCCGAAGTAAATATTTCCTCTTCTTGAAAATCTTCCTTCGTAATTTTGATCCCTTGGTTTAAAGAACGTTTAGACTTTAAAACCGTCACCATCTGTTCCACTTGAAAACGAATTCTCAAAGTATGCACTTTCTGATTTTGAAAAAAAATTTCTAAGGAAGCCATAATCTGCCCCGGATGCAAACGGGAAGGAAGATTGGCCCATCTAAGATCCACTCCTTCCAAAGGGACCTTTGTATCTCCGGATATAAACGTTAGACGAAATTCTTCATTTGGATGTTTTTTTTTGATCTCTTCCGAAAGAGATTCTGCGATTTCGCCAGGTTCCAGAGAATGATTCAAAGGAAGTACTAGAGTTTTTTTTCCAGTAACGATCGGATTCAAATCCTCGTAAACTTTTAGGACGTCTTTAGAATCTACGAATACCGGACGTTTTAGATTGTTCAAAAGAATTCTATCTTCTAAACCTTCCGGGACACGTGCAACAGAAGAAAGGCGGACTACCTCTCCTTCTATAATCGTTTTTCCTTTTAGATAAATACCTGATGTTCTCCCCCAAAGAGGAAAAAAGGTAATAATTATAAAAAGGAAAATTCGAAAAAGATTCATTAGAAATTTATAAAACTCTTATCTCTTAAGAGAAATTGCCGTGGATAACATGTTATCCGAAGTTTGAATCGCTTTGGAATTGGACTCGTAGGCTCTTTGTGCTACGATCATAGCCACCATCTCTTCTACGATCTTTACGTTACTCATTTCTAAAAACCCCTGTAGAACGTTTCCAAATCCTTCCATTCCAGGAGTTCCGGGAATTTCAGGACCGGAAGCTACGGTTTCTTGAAATAAGTTCTTTCCAATTGCTTGTAACCCGGCGGGGTTTACAAAACGATACAATTCCACCTGTCCGATTACGATAGGACGAATGTCGGCTCCTACCTTTACGGTGACTTCTCCCTGTTCCGAAATCATAAGTGTGTTTAGGATCGCACCTTCAGGAAGAATCAGAGGTGGTTCTAAAAGATATCCGTTAGACGTCACAACTTGCTGATTCGAATCTATCTTAAAAGATCCGT from Leptospira kirschneri serovar Cynopteri str. 3522 CT includes the following:
- the flgG gene encoding flagellar basal-body rod protein FlgG, which codes for MRSLWTAATGMIAQQFHIDTISNNLANVNTTGFKKNRADFEDLVYQHQVLAGTPATSVSEIPTGVNVGHGVRAAASQKLFEIGSFQATGNKLDMAITGEMGFFKIQMPDGSFAFTRDGSFKIDSNQQVVTSNGYLLEPPLILPEGAILNTLMISEQGEVTVKVGADIRPIVIGQVELYRFVNPAGLQAIGKNLFQETVASGPEIPGTPGMEGFGNVLQGFLEMSNVKIVEEMVAMIVAQRAYESNSKAIQTSDNMLSTAISLKR
- the flgA gene encoding flagellar basal body P-ring formation chaperone FlgA; amino-acid sequence: MNLFRIFLFIIITFFPLWGRTSGIYLKGKTIIEGEVVRLSSVARVPEGLEDRILLNNLKRPVFVDSKDVLKVYEDLNPIVTGKKTLVLPLNHSLEPGEIAESLSEEIKKKHPNEEFRLTFISGDTKVPLEGVDLRWANLPSRLHPGQIMASLEIFFQNQKVHTLRIRFQVEQMVTVLKSKRSLNQGIKITKEDFQEEEIFTSEEILDSPGNELLGSTLLKNMNEGEIFRKKHVRKIQDVQRGGEILMIYHKGSLALKTKVKALSSGNIGEEVQVTTHSRENQMKAKVVDKNTVITE